One Benincasa hispida cultivar B227 chromosome 5, ASM972705v1, whole genome shotgun sequence genomic window carries:
- the LOC120077896 gene encoding probable alpha,alpha-trehalose-phosphate synthase [UDP-forming] 7 gives MISRSYTNLLDLASGNFPAMEVKKKRFPRVISVPGNVAELDDDQAYSVTSENPSSISSDRMIIVANQLPLRVKRREDDSSWSFSWNEDSLLLQLKDGLPEDMEVLYVGSLKVDIQPEEQDEVSQILLEKFKCIPTFLPPHVLKKFYDGFCKRHLWPLFHYMLPYSADQKGRFDRSMWEAYVSANKLFFQKVVEVINPDDDYIWIHDYHLMVLPTFLRRRFNRVKMGFFLHSPFPSSEIYRTLPVREEILKALLNSDIIGFHTFDYARHFLSCCSRMLGLEYQSKRGYLGLEYYGRTIGIKIMPVGIHMSRIESVMKLADEDAKTRELIQQFAGKTVLLGVDDLDIFKGINLKLLAMEQVLKQHPKWQRKAVLVQIVNSARGKGRDLQEIEDEIKESCRRINKEYGHPGYEPIVLLDSHVPITERVAYYSIAECVVVTAVRDGMNLTPYEYVVCRQGISTSQKCLNFSGAKKSMLVISEFIGCSPSLSGAFRVNPWNVERTAEALNEAISMADSEKQLRHEKHYRYIATHDVAYWSRSFLQDMERTCSDHFRRRCWGIGFSFGFRVVALDPNFRKLSVDAIVSAYSKAESRAILLDYDGTVMPQNSINKSPSEQVISILNTLCADAKNVVFIVSGRGRDSLSKWFRSCKKLGIAAEHGYFLRQSQNKEWKICGQTSDFGWMQIVEPVMKLYTEATDGSSIERKESAFVWQYRDADPGFGSSQAKEMLDHLESVLANEPVAVKSGQFIVEVKPQGVTKGLVAEKIFSSMAEDGKLADFVLCIGDDRSDEDMFEIIGNALSSNILSPTTSVFACTVGQKPSKAKYYLDDTAEVISMLEYLAEASSPLPSSDEEGENAS, from the exons ATGATTTCGAGATCTTACACAAATCTTTTAGATTTGGCTTCTGGAAATTTTCCAGCAATGGAAGTGAAAAAGAAGCGATTTCCGCGGGTCATATCCGTTCCGGGTAATGTAGCTGAGCTTGATGATGATCAAGCTTACAGTGTGACATCTGAAAACCCATCATCAATTTCCTCAGATCGAATGATAATTGTAGCAAACCAGCTTCCTTTAAGAGTAAAACGAAGAGAGGATGATAGTTCATGGAGTTTCAGTTGGAATGAAGATTCTTTGCTTTTGCAGCTTAAAGATGGCTTACCAGAAGATATGGAGGTTCTTTATGTCGGTTCGTTGAAAGTCGATATCCAACCAGAAGAGCAAGATGAGGTCTCTCAGATTTTGTTGGAGAAATTTAAGTGTATTCCTACATTTTTGCCTCCTCATGTTTTGAAAAAGTTTTATGATGGTTTCTGCAAGAGGCATTTGTGGCCTCTTTTTCATTATATGCTGCCATATTCTGCTGATCAGAAGGGTCGATTCGATCGCTCCATGTGGGAAGCCTATGTATCAGCAAATAAGTTATTTTTCCAGAAAGTAGTTGAGGTCATCAACCCAGATGATGATTATATCTGGATCCATGATTACCATTTGATGGTATTGCCCACTTTCTTGAGGAGACGTTTTAACAGAGTTAAAATGGGTTTTTTCCTTCATAGTCCATTTCCTTCATCTGAGATCTACCGTACCCTTCCTGTTAGAGAGGAGATTCTCAAGGCATTACTTAACTCTGATATCATTGGATTTCACACTTTCGATTATGCTCGTCATTTCCTTTCTTGTTGCAGCCGAATGCTGGGTTTGGAATACCAGTCAAAAAGGGGATATCTTGGATTGGAATACTACGGCCGGACGATTGGGATAAAGATAATGCCTGTCGGTATTCATATGAGTCGGATTGAATCAGTGATGAAACTGGCAGATGAGGATGCTAAGACTAGGGAACTCATACAACAATTTGCAGGGAAGACGGTGTTGCTTGGTGTTGATGATTTGGACATTTTCAAAGGTATCAACTTGAAATTGTTAGCTATGGAACAGGTACTAAAGCAACATCCAAAGTGGCAGCGAAAAGCTGTGCTTGTCCAAATTGTAAATTCTGCCAGAGGCAAGGGAAGAGATTTACAGGAAATAGAAgatgaaataaaagaaagcTGCAGAAGGATCAACAAGGAGTATGGACATCCTGGTTATGAGCCAATAGTACTTCTCGACAGCCACGTGCCAATTACTGAAAGAGTTGCTTATTATAGCATTGCTGAGTGTGTAGTTGTCACTGCTGTTAGAGATGGCATGAACCTAACTCCTTATGAGTACGTTGTTTGTAGACAGGGAATATCCACCTCCCAGAAATGTTTGAACTTCAGCGGAGCCAAAAAGAGCATGCTCGTCATATCCGAATTTATTGGATGTTCTCCATCACTGAGTGGAGCATTTCGTGTCAACCCATGGAATGTTGAAAGGACAGCAGAGGCTCTGAATGAAGCAATATCAATGGCTGATTCAGAGAAGCAGCTCCGACATGAAAAGCATTATCGTTATATTGCTACACACGACGTGGCTTACTGGTCCCGTAGTTTCTTGCAAGATATGGAGAGAACTTGCTCAGATCATTTCAGGAGACGATGTTGGGGAATAGGTTTTAGTTTTGGATTCAGGGTTGTAGCTCTTGatcccaattttagaaaactttcAGTAGATGCCATTGTATCAGCATACAGTAAGGCCGAAAGTCGGGCCATCCTGTTGGACTATGATGGCACTGTGATGCCCCAAAACTCCATAAATAAGTCACCAAGTGAGCAGGTTATCTCTATTCTTAACACGCTTTGCGCAGATGCAAAAAATGTGGTCTTCATTGTGAGTGGACGAGGGAGGGACAGCTTAAGCAAATGGTTTCGCTCCTGCAAGAAGCTTGGAATTGCAGCAGAACATGGATATTTTTTGAG GCAGTCACAAAATAAAGAGTGGAAGATTTGCGGCCAAACTTCTGATTTTGGATGGATGCAGATTGTCGAGCCTGTTATGAAATTGTATACCGAGGCTACAGATGGTTCTTCTATTGAAAGAAAGGAAAGTGCTTTTGTCTGGCAGTATCGAGATGCAGATCCTGGTTTCGGATCGTCCCAGGCAAAGGAGATGTTGGATCATTTAGAGAGTGTTTTGGCGAACGAACCTGTTGCAGTTAAAAGCGGCCAATTTATCGTAGAAGTGAAACCACAG GGTGTTACCAAAGGCCTAGTGGCTGAAAAGATCTTTTCATCAATGGCGGAGGATGGAAAGCTTGCTGACTTTGTGTTGTGCATCGGCGACGACAGATCTGATGAGGACATGTTTGAAATAATTGGTAATGCGTTGTCCAGTAACATTCTTTCTCCAACGACATCGGTTTTTGCCTGCACTGTCGGGCAAAAGCCAAGCAAAGCCAAATATTATTTAGATGACACAGCTGAAGTAATAAGCATGCTCGAATACCTTGCTGAAGCTTCTAGTCCATTGCCATCCTCTGATGAAGAAGGTGAAAATGCTTCTTGA
- the LOC120077897 gene encoding pentatricopeptide repeat-containing protein At2g41080 isoform X2 translates to MRGYLEKAQKLFDEMSERNIATWNAMIAGLTQFGSNEQALSLFKEMYGLGFLPDEFTLGSVLRGCAGLRSLLAGQEVHACLIKCGFELSLVVCSSLAHMYMKSGSLSDGEKLIKSMPTRSVVAWNTLIAGKAQNGCPEEVLNQYNMMKMAGFRPDKITFVSVISACSELATLGQGQQIHAEVIKGGVGSVVAVVSSLISMYSRSGSLEDSVKAFLDREDSDVVLWTAMIAAHGFHGRGEEAIELFHQMEDLKMEANEVTFLSLLYACSHCGLEEKGTEYLDLMVKKYKLKPRVEHYTCVVDLLGRAGHLEEAEGMIRSMPVKADGIIWKTLLSSCKLHKKAEMAKRIAEEILKLDSLDAASYVLLSNIHASARNWPDVSEIRKAMRDRNVKKEPGISWLELKNLVHQFSMGDKSHPQYLEIESYLKELMSELKLHGYVPDLGSVLHDMDNEEKEYNLAHHSEKLAIAFALMNTPENFPIRVMKNLRVCNDCHNAIKCMSKIRKREIIVRDASRFHHFKDGECSCGNYW, encoded by the exons ATG CGTGGGTATTTGGAAAAAGCCCAGAAGCTGTTTGATGAAATGTCCGAGAGAAACATTGCCACATGGAATGCGATGATCGCAGGTCTGACCCAGTTTGGATCTAATGAACAGGCTTTAAGTTTGTTTAAAGAAATGTATGGATTGGGTTTTTTGCCTGACGAGTTCACACTAGGCAGTGTACTTAGAGGTTGCGCTGGTTTAAGATCTTTACTTGCAGGTCAAGAGGTTCATGCTTGTCTGATTAAATGTGGATTTGAATTGAGTTTGGTAGTGTGCAGTTCTCTAGCTCATATGTATATGAAGTCTGGTAGTTTATCTGATGGAGAGAAGTTAATTAAATCAATGCCAACTCGTAGTGTAGTTGCTTGGAATACTCTTATTGCTGGAAAAGCTCAAAATGGGTGTCCAGAAGAAGTGTTGAACCAGTATAATATGATGAAAATGGCAGGCTTTCGACCGGATAAAATAACATTTGTGAGTGTAATAAGTGCGTGTTCAGAACTGGCGACGTTAGGACAAGGCCAGCAGATCCATGCTGAAGTGATCAAAGGTGGAGTTGGTTCAGTTGTAGCAGTTGTCAGTTCATTGATTAGCATGTATTCACGGTCTGGAAGTTTAGAGGACTCTGTGAAAGCCTTTTTGGATCGTGAAGATTCTGATGTTGTGTTATGGACTGCTATGATTGCAGCTCATGGCTTCCATGGAAGAGGAGAGGAAGCCATTGAGCTGTTTCATCAAATGgaagatttgaaaatggaagCAAATGAAGTGACATTCTTGAGTCTGCTTTATGCTTGTAGTCACTGTGGATTGGAAGAGAAAGGAACTGAATATTTAGATTTGATGGTGAAGAAGTATAAACTCAAGCCTAGAGTTGAACACTACACATGTGTGGTCGATCTGCTCGGTCGGGCTGGCCACTTGGAGGAAGCAGAGGGTATGATAAGATCAATGCCTGTAAAAGCAGATGGCATTATTTGGAAAACTTTATTATCATCTTGCAAACTCCACAAGAAAGCAGAAATGGCCAAACGAATTGCTGAAGAAATTCTAAAGCTTGATTCTCTGGATGCTGCTTCCTATGTGCTGCTTTCAAACATCCATGCTTCTGCTAGAAATTGGCCCGACGTTTCCGAGATTAGGAAAGCAATGAGAGATAGGAACGTCAAGAAAGAACCTGGCATAAGTTGGTTAGAACTCAAAAATTTGGTTCACCAATTTAGCATGGGGGACAAATCTCACCCACAATACCTGGAGATTGAATCATATTTGAAAGAATTAATGTCTGAACTGAAACTGCACGGTTACGTGCCAGACTTAGGCTCGGTTTTGCACGACATGGAcaatgaagaaaaagaatacAATTTGGCACATCACAGTGAGAAGTTAGCAATTGCTTTTGCACTGATGAACACTCCCGAGAATTTCCCAATAAGGGTGATGAAGAACTTGCGAGTCTGCAATGACTGCCATAATGCCATTAAGTGCATGTCAAAGATCAGAAAAAGAGAGATTATTGTAAGAGATGCAAGTAGATTTCACCATTTCAAGGACGGTGAATGTTCTTGTGGTAATTATTGGTAG
- the LOC120077897 gene encoding pentatricopeptide repeat-containing protein At2g41080 isoform X1, translated as MSNLSRSFEVFFNPLHSFTVRSLSTKTPSASLQKFTSLCNGGRIRQAYDTFKSEIWSDPSLFSHLLQSCINLGSLFGGKQVHSLIITSGCSKDQFICNHLLNFYSKLGQLESPFVLFSQMPRKNIMSYNILINGYLQRGYLEKAQKLFDEMSERNIATWNAMIAGLTQFGSNEQALSLFKEMYGLGFLPDEFTLGSVLRGCAGLRSLLAGQEVHACLIKCGFELSLVVCSSLAHMYMKSGSLSDGEKLIKSMPTRSVVAWNTLIAGKAQNGCPEEVLNQYNMMKMAGFRPDKITFVSVISACSELATLGQGQQIHAEVIKGGVGSVVAVVSSLISMYSRSGSLEDSVKAFLDREDSDVVLWTAMIAAHGFHGRGEEAIELFHQMEDLKMEANEVTFLSLLYACSHCGLEEKGTEYLDLMVKKYKLKPRVEHYTCVVDLLGRAGHLEEAEGMIRSMPVKADGIIWKTLLSSCKLHKKAEMAKRIAEEILKLDSLDAASYVLLSNIHASARNWPDVSEIRKAMRDRNVKKEPGISWLELKNLVHQFSMGDKSHPQYLEIESYLKELMSELKLHGYVPDLGSVLHDMDNEEKEYNLAHHSEKLAIAFALMNTPENFPIRVMKNLRVCNDCHNAIKCMSKIRKREIIVRDASRFHHFKDGECSCGNYW; from the coding sequence ATGAGTAACCTCAGTCGCAGTTTCGAGGTCTTCTTCAACCCCTTACATTCATTTACTGTGCGATCGCTCTCCACGAAGACTCCCTCTGCTTCTTTACAAAAATTCACCAGCCTCTGCAATGGCGGACGCATAAGACAAGCCTATGACACGTTCAAATCCGAGATATGGTCAGACCCATCTCTTttttctcatcttcttcaatcATGCATAAATCTAGGCTCACTTTTTGGAGGAAAACAGGTCCATTCTTTAATAATTACATCTGGGTGTTCCAAAGACCAGTTCATTTGTAATCACCTTTTAAATTTCTACTCCAAATTAGGACAGTTGGAGTCTCCTTTCGTGCTGTTTAGTCAAATGCCACGAAAAAATATAATGTCATATAACATTTTGATCAATGGGTACTTGCAGCGTGGGTATTTGGAAAAAGCCCAGAAGCTGTTTGATGAAATGTCCGAGAGAAACATTGCCACATGGAATGCGATGATCGCAGGTCTGACCCAGTTTGGATCTAATGAACAGGCTTTAAGTTTGTTTAAAGAAATGTATGGATTGGGTTTTTTGCCTGACGAGTTCACACTAGGCAGTGTACTTAGAGGTTGCGCTGGTTTAAGATCTTTACTTGCAGGTCAAGAGGTTCATGCTTGTCTGATTAAATGTGGATTTGAATTGAGTTTGGTAGTGTGCAGTTCTCTAGCTCATATGTATATGAAGTCTGGTAGTTTATCTGATGGAGAGAAGTTAATTAAATCAATGCCAACTCGTAGTGTAGTTGCTTGGAATACTCTTATTGCTGGAAAAGCTCAAAATGGGTGTCCAGAAGAAGTGTTGAACCAGTATAATATGATGAAAATGGCAGGCTTTCGACCGGATAAAATAACATTTGTGAGTGTAATAAGTGCGTGTTCAGAACTGGCGACGTTAGGACAAGGCCAGCAGATCCATGCTGAAGTGATCAAAGGTGGAGTTGGTTCAGTTGTAGCAGTTGTCAGTTCATTGATTAGCATGTATTCACGGTCTGGAAGTTTAGAGGACTCTGTGAAAGCCTTTTTGGATCGTGAAGATTCTGATGTTGTGTTATGGACTGCTATGATTGCAGCTCATGGCTTCCATGGAAGAGGAGAGGAAGCCATTGAGCTGTTTCATCAAATGgaagatttgaaaatggaagCAAATGAAGTGACATTCTTGAGTCTGCTTTATGCTTGTAGTCACTGTGGATTGGAAGAGAAAGGAACTGAATATTTAGATTTGATGGTGAAGAAGTATAAACTCAAGCCTAGAGTTGAACACTACACATGTGTGGTCGATCTGCTCGGTCGGGCTGGCCACTTGGAGGAAGCAGAGGGTATGATAAGATCAATGCCTGTAAAAGCAGATGGCATTATTTGGAAAACTTTATTATCATCTTGCAAACTCCACAAGAAAGCAGAAATGGCCAAACGAATTGCTGAAGAAATTCTAAAGCTTGATTCTCTGGATGCTGCTTCCTATGTGCTGCTTTCAAACATCCATGCTTCTGCTAGAAATTGGCCCGACGTTTCCGAGATTAGGAAAGCAATGAGAGATAGGAACGTCAAGAAAGAACCTGGCATAAGTTGGTTAGAACTCAAAAATTTGGTTCACCAATTTAGCATGGGGGACAAATCTCACCCACAATACCTGGAGATTGAATCATATTTGAAAGAATTAATGTCTGAACTGAAACTGCACGGTTACGTGCCAGACTTAGGCTCGGTTTTGCACGACATGGAcaatgaagaaaaagaatacAATTTGGCACATCACAGTGAGAAGTTAGCAATTGCTTTTGCACTGATGAACACTCCCGAGAATTTCCCAATAAGGGTGATGAAGAACTTGCGAGTCTGCAATGACTGCCATAATGCCATTAAGTGCATGTCAAAGATCAGAAAAAGAGAGATTATTGTAAGAGATGCAAGTAGATTTCACCATTTCAAGGACGGTGAATGTTCTTGTGGTAATTATTGGTAG